The sequence CATTAGCTATAGTCGTATAGAGGTACCATCTTGATTGTTCGGGAATCAAACTAATAGATACAGAAAATTTTCTCAGAGGTTTTGGCAATTGAGTTGTCCATGTACATATTTTTGTAGCAGTCTATGTCTTATTTTATTCATCCAGTGCCTGATTACCCTTGGATATTGAAGCCAATACAATTTTGGTGGATCACCGGCTAACAAAGGTGATAAACTTCTGTTTTGGCATATACAATTATACTAaatcttttatttatatataactGGTGCTGCAAGAAAAGGCTTGTTGTGTTTCTGACAAGATTACGAGTGCTTGTACAATATGGCAAACTTTAGTCATGTAATCCATTTTCTTTGGGAATATAGTGTCGTCCTTCCATACATCTTTTGGTCTTAATGCTGCTCTATTAGTTAGCGGACTATAGTTTTCTCTACATTTGCCCTAGTAATATTCTCCTATAGAATGAAATATGCATTGTAAAATTGCACCTTGATGAAATTTTTGTGATGTGTTTTTGGCTATTGAAATTGACAGACAACTAAAGTACATGTTCTACATGTTATCATACACACATATACTTTCTCTTTATTATCTCCCTTTTACAGTTCTATTACAACTAAAgtattatttcttttcttttggtattCCATAACTTAAAGTACTCTAGATTGTTAGTAATACTATGGCTAAAAATTTGACTCACGGTTCTCTTTGTGACAATCTACACATGATAGCTGTGGGAGCTTTAATCCTTCCTCTTGGCTGTTAAACTGTTGTTTAGTTATGTCCTAATACAGCTAGTACAAAGACTATCATTTGGCACTTTGTTGGTGATATGTGCTTTAAAGTTCAAACATATAACATTTAggattatatttatttttttcctcaaTCATGCCAAAGGACTATACATTTAGGATAACATAGTTACATTCGGTGTAATGAATTTATCTAATGTGCTATGGATTTATGATATTgtcttatttttttgtttttatatgcAATTTGTGGTAATTAATTTATTAGGGATAGTTTTTAGCAACTTTATgccaaaatttctaaatttttgatttttttttaatttcattctaataaatatgatatatcatgTTTATCGGTGATCTCTGGTAAATTTTAATTTCGACAACAAATACCCTGACCATGACACACTTCTAGACTCTAAAGTATACCCTAACAACTTTGCCATCCTTATGGCTACTCTTACTATAACTTATAGTGACTCAGTGGCAAGGGGAGGAGATCACCCCTGTTTATACTTGTGCAAGACCATTGGAATGTTGCCATGTCGGATATTCCACACACTTTTTACAAAATATCTAAACTCTAGAAATTTGCTCACCTGTATCTAAAACATAGATATTTTCTACCATACAAAAATATCTATGTTCAATACATTTCTGTACTTTACCATGAAGCATGGCAGTTCTAGTCTCTTATTATCTTCAAACTATTCTAGAGAATTCAAAGTTTGCATTGAAACTTTAACACCTCAATTTCAATTAAGGATCTAAAGAAtgattgatcttcttgatagaTAATTTGAATTCTCATGAAATGTCAAAGATGTTGGTCACATGTTGGGCTCTTTTGCATGCATGTAGGAAAGTATTATATGATGATGTATTCCAAAGCCCTCTTACCACTTTCAGTTTTATCAGAAGCTATATTGAATAGTAAGAAATGATCGAGTTCATCAGGAAATCCATCTAAAAATGGAGAAGAAATAAGTAAAATGCATATATGGAAGCCTCTGCCTAATGGAATGGTGAAACTTAATTCAGTGCAGCAGTGTCTCGATCGGAAATTAAGGGAAGTGTTGGAGTAATTTGTCGGAGATGGTGTGGGCAAATTTGTGGTTGCAAGTGCTTTAGTTTGAGAAGGCATAAACCATTCATCTACAGTAGAAGCTTTAGGATGCAAGGCTTTGTTTCTTGCAGCAGATTGTAATGAGAAACGATTATGCATTGCTTCGGACTGTATGGAAGTAAAAAAGCAACATCAAGAACATGCCAAGGTGGCGCTATATAGCAGTACCCAAGGAGGCATAAGTCATTTTAGGATCTATGTTGGCCAGTATCATATTAAAGTTTTGGTTGGACGAGACGTGTAactaaaataatatctaaattGTGACGAATAATTTACTTATCATAATCGATATTATGATAACCCATGATAGTAAACTTCTAAACAATCATTCTAGCTTGGATTCATCAACCCAAACTAGGAGTGTCATTCGGTCTTGATCCACAAATCGATCCAATAGTCCAGCACCACAAGACCGTAACACGTATATATTGCGATGACATGATCGTTGGCACCAAGCACGATCCACGCGATCATAGAAAGGGAAAATTCCACAGCGTAGTGTGCacgtattttttttatcttagttGTATATTTGTGTTAAGATTCGTATAAGAAAATTAGGTGAAAAATATATGAGATATTCAAATAGAAAGATGAACGGTCGAGTTGCGTAGTTGCATTTCCAATCCGACCATCCGCTTTCTTTCTCCCTCGCGTGTCTCCTTCCCCCCTGCCCCGCCCCGCTCCACGCGGCCAAGGCCACGGGTGGCCTCCTCGGCTTCCCCGGcctctccctcccgcgccgAACTCGCCGCGCCCTTCTCCCTCCCCATCTTGACCGTTTCCGTCCGTCTTATCCCACCCGCCCCCGTTTCCTCGCACGCCCAAGACCAAAGCCAAGAAACCGCAGCTAGCGCGAGCCGCGCACCGCACCGATCGCCATGGAGCCGGACGACGACGCGCTGAGGGAGGTGGCGCGTGCGCCGCCCCAGCAGCGCCGCGGGATCTCCTACAGCCAGCCGCTGTCGCGGGACGTCGCGTCCGCGCGCCGCGCCACAGTGCGCAACCACAGCCTCGACGACGAGCACATCCTCCCGGCGTCCCACTCCCTCTCCTACACGCACCACGACCCCTCCGCCGGGGTGCCCGCAGGGTAccacccgccgctcccgccgcACAACCACCACCACCCCAGCGGGTCCTACTCCGCCGCCAACGCCCGCCGCTCCGCCGGCGGCGCCAGCGAGGGGTCCATGACGCTCGAGCGCGCCATGTCCGAGTACGGCGGCGGGCACGGCACCCTCCCGGAGTtcgtgggcggcggcggcggcaagggcaTCTTCCGCGTGCCGCTCCGCGCAGCCATGCACCCAGGCCGCCCGCCCCCGCTCGAGGTGCGGCCCCACCCGCTCCGCGAGACGCAGGCCGGGTCATTCCTCCGCTCGCTCGCCGCCGAGCCGCAGCGCAGGCAGCTCTGGGCCGGGGCCGAGTCCGGGATCAGGGTGTGGGCGCTCGACGAGGTGTTCGCAGGGTGGGGCGcgggcgcgcgccgcggcgacgAGGGGAGCGCGCCGTTCCGCGAGGGCGTGCCCGCGCCTCCCGCGCTCTGCATAGCCGTGGACAGGGCCAACCGCCTGCTGTGGACGGGGCATAAGGACGGGAGGATCCGATCGTGGCGCATGGACCTCGACGCGGCCGCCACGGCGCCCGCGCCCCCGGCTGCtggcgccggcgacggcggtggGAGCTGCCACGGCGGGGGCTGCAATGCGCCGGTGTTCAGGGAAGCCCTCACGTGGCAGGCATACGGCAGGACGCCCGTGCTCTCCATGGTCGTCACTTCCTATGGTGAGCATGCCATCTATGATCCTCATTGCGATAGCAATGGCAATGCATTTCTGTTGCTGCAAGTGTGCTAGATCTAGCTGCTCATTGGCATCTCTGCATGCATCTGAATTACGAATTCAATTCAAATGTTGTGACAGTTTGAATCTAATAACAGGTGAGATATGGTCGGGTTCCGAGGGCGGGGTCATAAAGGCATGGCCTTATGATGCCATTGCCAAATCTCTCTCGTTATCACCAGAAGAGAGGCACATGGCTGCATTGTTAGTTGAGAGAGCTTACATTGACCTCAGGAACCATTGCACGGTTGGTAACGTTTGCTCTTTGCCCGCTTCTGATGTGAAATACATGCTAGCCGATCATTCTCGGGCCAAAGTTTGGACTGTGACGAGCATGACATTTGCTCTCTGGTATGTATATCTTCACCTACTACATAGATGAaatgtgcccccccccccccccggcacaGTAGCTGCTTTAACCCACCAATTCTACTGATCTGAACTACCTGCTAATTTAACAGGGATGCTCGTACAAGGGAGTTGCTCAAAGTATTTGGGATGGATGGGCAAGTTGAGTCAGCAAAGCTAGAGACTCCAGTCATGCCAGAGCAACCTATGGAGGAAGAGGTCAAAGTAAAACCTTCAAAGAAGGACAAGTCACAAGGTTCTTTGAACTTCTTCCAGAAATCTAGGAATGCCTTGATTGGAGCAGCCGATGCGGTGCGCAGGGTTGCAACAAAGGGGACATTTGTCGAAGATAACCGTAGAACTGGAGCAGTGGCTCAAGTAATGGATGGAACCATCTGGTCAGGATGCACAAATGGCTCCATTATTCAGTGGGATGGAAATGGGAACCGAGTGCAAGAATTTCAGCATCATACTTCTTCTGTGCAGTGCATAAAGGCACTCGGAGAAAGGGTGTGGGTGGGCTATGCCAGTGGCATGATTCAAGTCATGGATGCTGAAGGCAACATTCTTGCAGGATGGACTGGACATAGCTGTCCAGTCATAAGGATGGCTATTGTCGGTTCTTACATTTACACACTGGCACATCATGGTGGTATTCGGGGATGGCCACTGACTTCTCCTGGACCTCTTGATGATATTATCCGAACTGAattgtctaacagagagctGTCATACACTAGAATGGAGAAGATAAACATAATGGTGGGAAGTTGGAATGTAGCACAGGGGAAAGCATCTGCTGAGTCACTTAGATCATGGTTGGGTAGTGTGTCCTCTGATGTTGGGTTGGTTGTTGTTGGATTACAAGAGGTTGAGATGGGTGCGGGATTTCTTGCCATCTCTGCAGCAAAAGAAACTGTAAGATACCTGATCCTACCTTCAGTAGTTTATATGTTCCCTCTTTTTGTTGTTCAATTCGATCTGTCATTAGTTGTTGCTTTAAATTATGAGATTATCTATTCACCACGttctattttcattttttccccAGTAACCAGGATTTTTGTTGCCAATCAGTACAGCAATATGATTTTGCCAATCCGTACCAGCattttcaaatttaatatattttgtgTTATGTAATACTTGAGATAAACGTGACTTGCATTTATATCTGTTATTGATGAAATGAatgatatataaaaaaatagatggtGAGCGATTGAATTGCCCATTAGAAATCCCTTTTGTCAGGGATTAACAATTTTTTAATCCTCTTTGACCTTTATGGTGTAATTCACAATTAGAACTGTCACAGTGGCTTTTGTCATCGCATTGTTGTATGTAAGCATTATGTACATTTGATTCAGCTTTTGTTCTTCGTGGTTTTAGGTAGGACTTGAGGGCAGTGCGAATGGGCAATGGTGGATAGACAATATTGGCAAAGCGCTTGATGAGGGAACATCGTTCCACCGAGTTGGTTCTAGGCAGTTGGCTGCATTGCTTATTGCTGCATGGTATTGGCTTGTCATGAGCTAGTTTCTTAGAATTAAACTACAAATTTCTCGTCACATAATGATTCAATCAACAATTTGTTTAATTACCATTCTCATGTGATATACATAACATGGAAAATATTAACTTTTCAAGGGCAAGAAAGAGCCTTAAGCCATATGTTGGTGAAGTCGATGCTGCTGCAGTGCCATGTGGTCTTGGACGTGCTATCGGCAATAAGGTACGTGATGATATAGATGTACAGGCAGTCATTTTGCCCATCAGATTTTCATCCTAATGCTATGATGTTATCTACAGCTAACGTAAATAATCACTAATGATTCACTTAAAAAGACCAAAACTGACAAGTTACCAAACATGGCAAATTGAACGTTGAAGTGGCTGTAGTCACTTCTAAGAAAATATTCAAGGCATATTTTCTCTCTGCACTTCTTCAAATACTCCATTTGGCCATATCCGCATATGTTATGTTGGAACTTGAAATTCTAGTGATGATTACAAAAGCAAGGCTCCTGAGTAGGGAAAGAAAATTTGCATGTAGCAGCAACACATAGTAGTCATTACTCTGTTTTATCTTTTGTTTAATGCGTTTAAGTCATGCTCCCCAGTTCTTGTGTTTGTGTCATGACAATTCATTCTCCTGCAGGGTGGTGTAGGATTAAGAATAAGAGTATATGACCGTAAAATGTGTTTCGTGAGCAATCATTTTGCTGCACATCTGGAAGCTGTGAGCAGACGCAATGCTGACTTTGACCATATTTATCGGACAATGGCTTTCAACAAACCTCATGGATCCACAGGTTCATTTTTCACATTTTCTGAAGTGATTCTTTTTTCTGGCATTGAACTTTAGGTTTTATGTATTTTTCCATTGAACTTTAGGTGTTACATATTACATAATACTGTTTTCATCCCGAAAAGTGTTTTCATAACCCTTTTTGTTTCTTGTGATGCAGCTTCTGCTACATCTGTCCAGTTGCACAGAACAGTGAATGTATGTGTCATCTAACCCTCAAACTATTGACAATAATGAATTATACTGATGTCCAGATGTTTTGGTAATGTCAGGTCAGTGGAAATCAGGTTGAAGAAGTAAGGCCTGACCTGGCTGAAGCTGACATGGTTGTATTTCTTGGCGATTTCAACTACCGGCTTCATGGTATCACATATGATGAAGCAAGGGACATGGTTTCACAAAGAAGCTTCGATTGGCTAAGAGAGAAGGATCAGCTTCGAGCAGAAATGAAAGCTGGAAAGGTGTTTCAAGGAATGCGTGAAGGACTGATCAAATTTCCTCCAACTTACAAATTCCAAAAGCACCAGCCAGGTCTCGGAGGTATGTATGTGCTGCTGCTTGCAATATTTCGATTTCTTCTCTCTATTCAACTGGTTATGTATTTTTGCCCCTGACCCACTTAGTAAGCTCTGATTCTTGCTTTGCATCATCAGCGCTGAAACCTTTTATCAACTTCCATGTAGGGTATGATTCGGGTGAGAAGAAGCGGATACCTGCTTGGTGCGATAGAGTACTATATCGTGACAGCCGTTCAGTATCAGTAGCTGAATGCTCATTGGAGTGCCCTGTAGTTGCTTCAATTACATCGTGAGATACTATTACACTAATTTTCGCCCTTAAGATGGCCCATCATTCCTTTGATCCATactcatttcttttgttctGACATAGGTATGTGGCATGCATGGATGTCACAGAGAGTGATCATAAACCTGTCAGGTGTACATTTAGCATTGATATTGCAAGAGTTGATGAGTTAATAAGAAGGCAAGAGTATGGAGAAATAATTGAATCGAATGAAAAAGTACGTTCTTTGCTTCAAGAAGCTTGTTTTGTTCCAGACACTACAGTTAGCACAGGCGAAATTACGCTGGAAAATCAAGAGAATATTGTCTTCCGAATTACCAATAACTGTGAAACAAGCAAAGCAGCCTTTGAAATCCAATGTGAAGGACAGTCAACCAAGAAGGAGCACGGAAGTAAATCAGAGCTTCTTCCAAGGGCATCCTTTGGCTTCCCACTTTGGCTTGAGGTAAGAATTATTGTACTATCCTACTTTGAGATTTGTGAGGACAATTTTGTATGTAAGTTAGTTTCTGTATAGCTTGCATTCTTATATCTTCCCCATATGCATGATAACACACTCCCGCTTCTCTACCAAAGAATGAAGGATATCACACTGCTACAGTATCAAAGCTTCAACCTGAAACTCATGTTATTAAAGTTCCAGCCTAGATTTACGCAAGTCAACACCTGGAACCTATGATCCATTGatgattagtccataatcacCAACTAATATATGATAAACAAATCAATTGGCCTTCTGTCCATATGTACCAATATTTTGTCATGATATTTTGTCATGATCAAAATGTTACAATGGCCAAGTGATTGTAATTTGTACATGACACGGAAGTAGCTTCTGATGTTAGGGAACAGTTAATCTACTGCATGGCACAGGTGCTTTTgtagtcaattttttttttgtattagTTACTGATTTACTATATCACACAGGTCCAACCAGCGGTGGGTCTAATTAAACCAGGCGAAACAGTGGAAATTACAGTCCATCATGAAGACTTTTACACACAGGAAGAGTTTGTAGATGGAATACCACAAAACTGGTGGTGCGAAGATACCCGGGATAAGGAGGCTATTCTTAGAATAAACATAACAGGTAGCTCCTCAACTGAGACCAAGACGCACACGATCAATGTCCGGCATCGCTGCCCGGTGTCATCAGCGCCCCCAGCTATCATCAACCAACCAGCAGCTGTTGCTCCACCAAGCAATGTTCTGTCCAACGAGGCACCTTCAAAGCGATCTTCCAAGAAGAGCCAGTCAAACCAtcgacagcagcagcaacaagatTATGCACAATTTGGGAGCTCAGATGTACATGACCTGTGCCGCATGCGTTGTCCTTGAGACCTATACAAAGAAGTATCAATACTGAAGTTGTGTCTAGGAGATGGGAATCGTGAGCCTTAGATTTCTCACGTCAAGTCTAGGAGGAGTTGCTCCAGTTCTGTACATATGCTTCACTTACCTCTGTCAGCTGCCATTCTTTCATGTTAACCCAAAACAAGGAGTCTAGAGATGAGTTTACACCGTCAATAAGTTCTTTTTGTACTCTTGTTTCTTAAGGAGGACAATCTAGAGAGATGAATTCAGGGAGAGTAATCTTGTGGATGAATGAAGAACGCGTAATGTACTATGTCCCATAGATTTACCTTAGGTTTGGTCCTTTTTTTTCTACTCAAAAGTTCTAATGATCTTGTACTTCatgattattttgttttgttaatAAGAGATCAAATGTTCATTCCCTTCAATCATTTCATAATACCTATGTTATTGATCTTTTTGATTTAGTGTTACTGgctccaaaaaaaattcaactcaaggACGTTTGTGACAACAGTTTTCAGGCCTGTTCAGACAAAATCTATTGTCAAATGGAAGGAAATGCAGACAAATTTCATACTAATATTATTCCTCATATCCTTCTTGACAGCCAAAATTAgcatttgtaatgctctattctGCAACTAATCGCAGGCCCCctctcaaaaacaaaaacaaaactaatCGCACGGGGCATAAACCCTCTTCGGCAATtcagcctcctccacctcccctctcctccaGCTGACCAGCTCGTCGTCCCCATGGCGCTGAAGGTCCTCATGGTAAGCCGTCACCGGTGCCGCTTAGGTCATGGTGACCAAAGACTTTGCCCAGTATCGCTAGCTTTGTGCAACAATCCAATGTTCTAATCATGTCGCAACATCAAGTGGTTGTAGTTGTTActattgtaacaccctaggGACCACCACAAGCACGGAGCGCTACTAATCTAACCTACGGGCCCGCCGAGTAAGAAAATTTTCAGCAACACCTCCCATGACATGCCCAGGAAGCACAATCCTCAATCCATCAAATGTCAAATGCAAAcaaggttttttattttttacttggGTTGCTCCAGTCGCAATGCTGCAAGATGAGCAGCATTACTAAGTACTTCCTTGCATTACTAAGTACCATGAAATGAAATCCTAGTTCTTCCTTCAAAATAATGAAACCCTAGTTTATAAATTTTCCTTGCATTACTAAGTACCATCAAACTGATGTTACAACCAAAAAGACAGAGTGAAGGTGATCATGCATAAGTCGTGCTGCTACCCATCCTGCATGCTCGACGTTACCTCAAGGCGCACCTATAAAGATAGCAAGgatgagattcgaaaatctcagtaAGTGAATTACTTTAACAAATTATTTAGCTACAGTTGATTAAACATTCATCTTTAACAAAGATAATAAGGTGAATGAGTTAACAATATCTGgaacaaaaacatgaataagCTTAACAGTACAACAACGACCACATACTATCATCTGCTAGCTATGTTTCACCATAACAGTATCAACCAAACATTATTAAAGAtttctttgcaacaaaataacagCATCGAAATGATTGAATAAAGACATCCGCAACATAAAAATGACATCAAAGCGATTAAAGTAAAGACATCCAtatgaatgcatatgtatgcatatggcATGCCCTTCCTCACCCTTACctctcctcgggtaacgtaagggtatGCACCGTACCCCTTCTCGGGTAACATACGGTGATGTACTGATACGGTCGTAACCATAAGACGATAACATAACTTTCAATACATGAGATACATATGTTTGACATACTTCATGCATAGATAATAACATAACTTTCAACATTGCACATTATAATACATGAACAGCTTCAAAGCGACAAATCTCGGTTACTTCACTTCTTACTTCAAGAATTCAAGTAAACCTCGGAAATTAAATATTAAGACATCATGcataatcaaaatatataattttaacataGGTATATACATCATGTTTCGTATTCGAGAAATATAAACAACTACAAGAGAGAAGGCATATCTCACTTTCTTTACCTCATAATCCAGGGAAACATCAATTCT is a genomic window of Phragmites australis chromosome 17, lpPhrAust1.1, whole genome shotgun sequence containing:
- the LOC133897894 gene encoding type I inositol polyphosphate 5-phosphatase 13-like, translating into MEPDDDALREVARAPPQQRRGISYSQPLSRDVASARRATVRNHSLDDEHILPASHSLSYTHHDPSAGVPAGYHPPLPPHNHHHPSGSYSAANARRSAGGASEGSMTLERAMSEYGGGHGTLPEFVGGGGGKGIFRVPLRAAMHPGRPPPLEVRPHPLRETQAGSFLRSLAAEPQRRQLWAGAESGIRVWALDEVFAGWGAGARRGDEGSAPFREGVPAPPALCIAVDRANRLLWTGHKDGRIRSWRMDLDAAATAPAPPAAGAGDGGGSCHGGGCNAPVFREALTWQAYGRTPVLSMVVTSYGEIWSGSEGGVIKAWPYDAIAKSLSLSPEERHMAALLVERAYIDLRNHCTVGNVCSLPASDVKYMLADHSRAKVWTVTSMTFALWDARTRELLKVFGMDGQVESAKLETPVMPEQPMEEEVKVKPSKKDKSQGSLNFFQKSRNALIGAADAVRRVATKGTFVEDNRRTGAVAQVMDGTIWSGCTNGSIIQWDGNGNRVQEFQHHTSSVQCIKALGERVWVGYASGMIQVMDAEGNILAGWTGHSCPVIRMAIVGSYIYTLAHHGGIRGWPLTSPGPLDDIIRTELSNRELSYTRMEKINIMVGSWNVAQGKASAESLRSWLGSVSSDVGLVVVGLQEVEMGAGFLAISAAKETVGLEGSANGQWWIDNIGKALDEGTSFHRVGSRQLAALLIAAWARKSLKPYVGEVDAAAVPCGLGRAIGNKGGVGLRIRVYDRKMCFVSNHFAAHLEAVSRRNADFDHIYRTMAFNKPHGSTASATSVQLHRTVNVSGNQVEEVRPDLAEADMVVFLGDFNYRLHGITYDEARDMVSQRSFDWLREKDQLRAEMKAGKVFQGMREGLIKFPPTYKFQKHQPGLGGYDSGEKKRIPAWCDRVLYRDSRSVSVAECSLECPVVASITSYVACMDVTESDHKPVRCTFSIDIARVDELIRRQEYGEIIESNEKVRSLLQEACFVPDTTVSTGEITLENQENIVFRITNNCETSKAAFEIQCEGQSTKKEHGSKSELLPRASFGFPLWLEVQPAVGLIKPGETVEITVHHEDFYTQEEFVDGIPQNWWCEDTRDKEAILRINITGSSSTETKTHTINVRHRCPVSSAPPAIINQPAAVAPPSNVLSNEAPSKRSSKKSQSNHRQQQQQDYAQFGSSDVHDLCRMRCP